ACGGCCTGCACTTCGCCCTGATACAGATCAGCGCCGACCTTGTGGCTCTGCTCGTGCTCACATACTACACGGGCGGAGTCGAATCACCGTTCCTGCTGTTCTATCTTTTTCACATCATCATCGCGAGTCTCATCCTGCCGTCGGCCATCGTGGCGCTGATCATCGCCGCGGTGCTGGGCATGATGTTCGGCGGCGCCCTGCTTGAACTCAGCGGCGTGATTGCGCATCATCCGATACACGGGCTGTTCCCCGCGGCGCAATACACCAACGGCACATACATTGCGGTGCAGTTCGCCGCCTTCGCCTTCACGTTTTTTGTTATCAACTATCTCGCGAACTCGATCTCGAAGGAACTGTATCTGCGTGAACGCTCGCTCACGCGCGCCTACAAACAGCTCGAGGAGGCCGAGAAGACCAAGTCGCGGTACGTGATGTCGGTGGTGCACGATCTCAAGACGCCCATCGCGGCGGCGATCACCTACCTCAACATGCTGCTCGACAAATCCTTCGGCGAACTGTCCGACGAAATGGAGCGGCCCATCGAACGATCACGCGTACGCCTGCAGGGGGCCATCACGCTGATCAACGACATCCTGCAGTTGTCGCAGGTGAAACTCGCCTCGGATGTCGAGGTGCAGGATGTGAATCTGTCGGCCCTCATCTCCGAGATATACGAGGAGATGCGCATCCTGTTCATGGCAAAAAAGATCCGTTTCTCGACCTGGACCAACGCCGAGAACGACGTGCATGTCGAGGCCGAACCGAAACTGCTCAAACTTGCCATCGCAAATATCATCTCGAACGCGCACAAGTACAGCGAGAACGACAGCACGGTGGAGGTACACCTGAAGGAAATCGACGGCCTGGCGAGCATCGAGGTCGCCGACAGCGGCATCGGCATCCCCGAGGGTGAGATCGATAAAATATTCCAGGACTTCTACCGCACCGGCATCTCGAAGAAAAAATCCGAGGGCACAGGCCTCGGACTTTCCATCGTGAAACAGATCATTCATCAATTCAACGGCACGGTGCACGTCGAGTCGCCCTCGCGGCTGCAGACGCCCGACCGGCCCGGCACGGCGTTTTTTATCATGATGCCGCGCACCTTCAAAAAGGCGGATGTCGAGGACGAGGAATAATCCCGCCCGGCTCCGCCCTCCCGTCCCCGCATGGAACAAACCTCGCGGCTCCTTCGTTGTGGAGAGTGACGGTCTTCCCACAGTACCTTTCGGATAATCATGACCTTTATTGACGAAACAACCATAGCCGCGCTGATCGACAGCCCCGCGGTGCACGATGAACGGCGTCAGCGCGAGGCGGTGGACGCGGCCCTGGCGGGCGCGCGGCTCAGCATGGAAGACGCCGCGGCGCTGCTGCACACAAATACTCCCGAACTGCGCGACGCGACGCATCTCGCGGCACGCACCATCAAGCAGCGCATCTACGGCAACCGGCTCGTGTTTTTTGCGCCGCTGTACCTGACCAACCGCTGCGTCAACAACTGTCTGTACTGTTCCTTCCGCCGCGAGAACGACGAACTCGTGCGCGCCACGCTGACGCAGGACGAGATACGGCGCGAGGTCGACTTCCTTCTGCGCCAGGGTCACAAACGTCTGTTGCTCGTCGCGGGCGAACATCCGAAGGAGGCCCCGCTCTCGTATGTGGGCGAGGCGATCGCCACCGTGTACGACGGCGAATGGAACGGCAACCGGATACGGCGCGTGAACATCAATGCCGCGCCCATGAGTGTCGAAGATTTCCGCACGTTGAAGTCCTTCGGCATCGGCACGTACCAGTGTTTTCAGGAGACCTACCACCACGAGACCTACGCGCACGTGCATCCCTCGGGGATGAAACGCGACTACGACTGGCGTGTGACCGCGATGGATCGCGCGATGGAAGCGGGTATCGACGACGTGGGCATCGGCGTGTTGTTCGGTCTGTACGATTTCCGCTTCGAAGTGCTCGCGATGCTGCAGCACATACAGCATCTCGAGCAGAACTTCGAGGGTGTCGGACCGCACACCATCTCGATTCCGCGCCTCGAACCCGCGCTGCACGCGCCGCTCGACAGCACCAATTCCCCGCACACCGTCAGCGACGACGACTTTAAACACGTGGTCGCCGTGCTGCGGCTCATGGTGCCCTACACGGGCATGATCCTCTCCACGCGCGAGAGCGCCGACATGCGCCGCGAGTTGTTCGACTTCGGCATCTCGCAGATCTCGGCGGGATCGCGCACCGATCCGGGCGGCTACCTGCACGACGCCGACGCCCACGCCGAACAGTTCCAGCTCGGCGATCATCGCACGATGGACGAGGTTGTGCGCGACGTGGTATCACTCGGCTACATGCCCAGCTTCTGCACCGCCTGTTATCGCAGCGGACGCACGGGCGACCGCTTCATGGATCTGGCGAAGTCCGGCAACATCGGCAAGATTTGCACGCCCAACGCGCTCACGACTTTCGAGGAGTATGCCAATCAGTTCGCCGACGACGAGACCCGCACGCTGGCCCGCCGGATGATCGAGGAGGAACTCGCGCAGATGCCGGAGAAGCTCCGCGAAAAAACCCGCGACATGATCGATAGGACGGATAAGGGCGAAAAAGATCTGTATCTTTGAGAATCCAGAATCCAGAATTCAGAATCCAGAATTTAGGATTCAGAATTTGGTAGTTCGAATATCGAACTGATTTCTCGTACGGAGGTGATCATGATGCGTGCGTGGATGGCCCTGCTGCTGTTCGCCGTGTTGTGTGCGGGAAATTCCCTGTCGCAGCCAACGACGCTTCAGGCATTGGATGCCGGATGCAGAAATCGGGAACCACTGACTCCGTGGGACTCGCTCGTCGGGCCGTACCCCGAGATTGGTATCGCCGCGCGAAGCGCCTTCTTATCACCGGATGATTCAAAAATCGCATTTTTCTATGAGCGAAGCCGGGTGCCTTTTTTTCAAGGGGTGGTGGTGTACGATCTTGTGCGGAAGACTACACTGGCCATGATACCCGAAGGCGAATGGCTTCGTTGGTCGCCGGATGGCCGGAAGCTCCTGACCAGTTACCATCTCTATGATGCGGAGTCCAACAGCACCTCGCCTCTGCCCGTGCAGATCACGTACCAGCGTCCATATTGGTCCTTTGATGGGAAGCATATTTACTATCAAACTCCCGGCGAATGGTACCGGGGCAACAGTGATGGGGCGGACACCGTGGCGTTCGGCCGCTTCATTGGTGATGACGGGCAGGTCGATGCGAAGACGTTTGTGACGTTTTATATCGGGGGTATCCATATCCCTCCAGGCACATATCTCCGACACGATGTTCAAAGTGGAAAGGATTCACTCGTTTCCGTACCGGAATTCCTTGGCCTCGATGAAATAATGTATCCCACGATCTCGCCTGATGGCAGATTCATGGCGGCAGATTTCTACGAGCGCGGTCGCAACCTGCTCAATGGGAAACAGTTCCTCGGCGTGTTCGACATGCTGACAAACCGCCTGCATCGCATCCTCCCTTCACAGGCCCTCGGGAATCTCTATTACCCTTCCGTCACGAATCGGGGCACTCTGGTGGTGTCATTCGTCTGCCGTGCAGACTCGACATACACCGTCTGGGAGATCGATACGAATGGTCTCTTCCTGCGCCGGTTGATTGGAGGCAGGGAATTGGAAGATGCTGTGACCTCCGTCGCAGGGCCACCGCTCACGCTTGAGCACGGAATCATCGCGCTCTTTCCCTCGCCTGGGCGTGGCTCCTTAAACGTGACAGTCCTTCCGGTGGTACAGGACGATATCAGGATCGACGTACTCGATCTTTCCGGGGCGATCGTGCAGAGTATCCACGCCGGACCGGTGGAAGCCAACATCCCACGTTCGCTTGTACTACCCATCTGGGATCTGCCGACCGGTTCCTATTTGATGACGGTGTATGGACGACGGACGAGACCAGCGTATAGGTCATTTTTGGTTGAGTGACCGTACTTGTAGTCGCCCAGGCGAACAGCAGTATTCCACTCCGCCAATCCTATACTTTCGTTCCCAGCTCCTAGCTCCTAATTCCTACATCCTAGCTCCTAATTCCTACCTCCTAGCTCCTACTTCCTGTTACTGGACGATGAAGTCGAAAGTGGCCGAGGATCCCGCGTAGGGGAATGAGCCCGTGCCGCCTGAGCCGCTGGCGCTGCCGGAGAAGGAGATTGTGTACGTGCCGGCATTGTCGGGAGCGAGAATGCAGGTGAGTGTCGCGGTGTAGGAGCCGGGCGGGAGATTGATGGAGTAGATACGCTGGCCGCCCGCGGGTGTGGATCCGAGATTGCCGTAACCCGTGACGGAAAGAGAGAACGAATCGTCGGCAAGCGAGCCGCTGTCCCACACGGTGATGACCACCGTGCCGCCGCCGGAGCAGTCTTCGTCGATGAGGCCGTTGCCGTTGTTGTCGCGGCCGTCGCCGCAGATTTCGCGGAGTCCGTCGTTCACCGTCGTCGGATCCACGCCGTTCTGCGCGATGTCCTCGCCGAGTTTCTCGACATCGTTGAGATCACATCCGTGCGCGCGAAGCTGTTCGGTGCACGCCATGACCTGC
The Ignavibacteriota bacterium DNA segment above includes these coding regions:
- a CDS encoding HAMP domain-containing histidine kinase, yielding MNARTFALTPRWIMFDQFWIALKSRNRRLIILRYGAIIMLALFLAGAVLLPELGIPVIPVALVTLAILLYNVLLHQALKTLPAEFAPFHGLHFALIQISADLVALLVLTYYTGGVESPFLLFYLFHIIIASLILPSAIVALIIAAVLGMMFGGALLELSGVIAHHPIHGLFPAAQYTNGTYIAVQFAAFAFTFFVINYLANSISKELYLRERSLTRAYKQLEEAEKTKSRYVMSVVHDLKTPIAAAITYLNMLLDKSFGELSDEMERPIERSRVRLQGAITLINDILQLSQVKLASDVEVQDVNLSALISEIYEEMRILFMAKKIRFSTWTNAENDVHVEAEPKLLKLAIANIISNAHKYSENDSTVEVHLKEIDGLASIEVADSGIGIPEGEIDKIFQDFYRTGISKKKSEGTGLGLSIVKQIIHQFNGTVHVESPSRLQTPDRPGTAFFIMMPRTFKKADVEDEE
- the hydG gene encoding [FeFe] hydrogenase H-cluster radical SAM maturase HydG — its product is MTFIDETTIAALIDSPAVHDERRQREAVDAALAGARLSMEDAAALLHTNTPELRDATHLAARTIKQRIYGNRLVFFAPLYLTNRCVNNCLYCSFRRENDELVRATLTQDEIRREVDFLLRQGHKRLLLVAGEHPKEAPLSYVGEAIATVYDGEWNGNRIRRVNINAAPMSVEDFRTLKSFGIGTYQCFQETYHHETYAHVHPSGMKRDYDWRVTAMDRAMEAGIDDVGIGVLFGLYDFRFEVLAMLQHIQHLEQNFEGVGPHTISIPRLEPALHAPLDSTNSPHTVSDDDFKHVVAVLRLMVPYTGMILSTRESADMRRELFDFGISQISAGSRTDPGGYLHDADAHAEQFQLGDHRTMDEVVRDVVSLGYMPSFCTACYRSGRTGDRFMDLAKSGNIGKICTPNALTTFEEYANQFADDETRTLARRMIEEELAQMPEKLREKTRDMIDRTDKGEKDLYL